In Colletotrichum destructivum chromosome 8, complete sequence, the following proteins share a genomic window:
- a CDS encoding Putative D-isomer specific 2-hydroxyacid dehydrogenase, catalytic domain-containing protein — protein MRPFRSSTRLRFHRLTTSPRQSPLQPLASSLAIPPPPIDAGPRKLPPVGSSLFATMVQVTQLKVAVLDDYQGTSEPHFNKLDKSLFNVTTFKDTLLPYNHSETPEYAKDALVSRLEPFDVICTMRERTPFPRSLIERLPNLKLLLSTGLRNNSLDLPAFKERGIPVAGTADKSTGKQVGTNSTTEHCVTLVLSLARNIAADDLAVKSGLWQTDLAVGLTGKTFGVLGLGRLGVSTAKIMNLAFGMRIIAWSPNLTQEAADEKAKAEGLPVEGPDGDKTFKVVSREELFAAADVLSVHVVLSDRSRGMITADDLSKMKRSALFVNTSRGPLVVERDLLDLLKKGGIRGCALDVFDLEPLPLDSEWRTVSWGRDGRSRVLLTPHMGYVEEKTLNSWYEQQAENIKRWQSGDVLVNVLA, from the exons ATGAGACCATTTCGCTCTTCCACCCGACTTCGTTTCCATCGCCTGACAACCTCACCACGCCAGTCACCGCTCCAACCCCTCGCCTCCTCGCTCGCCATACCACCACCGcccatcgacgccggccccCGTAAACTGCCACCCGTCGGATCGAGTCTCTTTGCAACCATGGTCCAAGTCACCCAGCTCAAGgtggccgtcctcgacgactaCCAGGGTACCTCGGAACCCCACTTCAACAAGCTGGACAAGTCGCTCTTCAATGTCACCACCTTCAAGGACACCCTGCTGCCCTACAACCACTCCGAGACCCCTGAGTATGCCAAGGATGCCTTGGTCTCGAGGCTGGAGCCCTTCGATGTCATTT GCACCATGAGGGAACGCACCCCATTCCCCCGGAGCCTCATCGAGAGGCTGCCGAACCTCAAGCTCCTCCTCTCCACCGGCCTGCGGAACAACAGCCTCGACCTCCCAGCCTTCAAGGAGCGCGGCATCCCCGTCGCGGGCACCGCGGACAAGTCGACGGGCAAGCAGGTCGGCACGAACAGCACGACCGAGCACTGCGTCACGCTCGTCCTCTCGCTGGCGCgcaacatcgccgccgacgacctcgccgtcaagTCGGGCCTCTGGCAGACCGACCTGGCCGTCGGCCTGACGGGCAAGACGTTCGgcgtcctcgggctcggccgcctcggcgtgTCGACGGCCAAGATCATGAACCTGGCCTTTGGCATGCGCATCATCGCCTGGAGCCCGAACCTCACCcaggaggccgccgacgaaaAGGCAAAAGCCGAGGGCCTGCCCGTCGAGGggcccgacggcgacaagaCGTTCAAGGTCGTGAGCCGCGAGgagctcttcgccgccgccgacgtcctGAGCGTCCACGTCGTGCTGTCCGACCGCTCCCGCGGGATGATCACGGCCGACGACCTCTCCAAGATGAAGAGGTCGGCGCTCTTCGTCAACACGTCCCGCGGACCGCTGGTCGTGGAGAGGGACCTGCTGGACCTGCTGAAGAAGGGCGGCATCCGGGGCTGCGCCCtggacgtcttcgacctcgagccgCTGCCTCTGGACAGCGAGTGGCGGACGGTCAGTTGGGGGCGGGACGGACGCAGCAGGGTGCTGCTGACGCCTCACATGGGGTacgtcgaggagaagacgcTGAACTCTTGGTATGAACAGCAGGCGGAAAACATCAAGAGGTGGCAGTCGGGCGACGTTCTAGTCAACGTACTTGCGTGA
- a CDS encoding Putative proton-dependent oligopeptide transporter family, MFS transporter superfamily has translation MSNAGGLNDDVLAKAHVASATVQGTGAETRGSFDVTAAAAAPAVDDNYYDSKSDDDYEDKPTEEELNTLRRVSGPIHWGIYTIAFAELCERFSYYGSSVLYTNFVMRPLPPGSKTGATYGADIPAGALGMGQKASQGVSLVNQFWAYLVPLFGGWLADAKLGRYKVIHIAIAVSTIAHIILVISAAPGVLSQGRVAFAPFFIGLFTLCCGTGLFKANISPLLAEQNKDTRMRVEVQKGERVIVDPSVTNTRIFLWFYFAINTGAVGGQISMVFVEKYHSFWLAFLLPTILFLICPFVLYFNKKNYHLTPPTGSVLEKFFRMSSFAAKRSGGYTKLNWENAKPSNIPVAERPGWLTYDDAWVDEVRRGLMACKVFLFLPIFFLAYNQMTNNLTSQAGSMVLGGAPNDVIQNLNPLSIIIMIPILDHLIYPGFRKMGFNFTPIKRMTTGFFFAASAMVAAAVMQHYIYQMSPCGDHATICEEGPAPINVWAQCLPYIFVGLAEIFTNVTSYEYAFSKAPENMKSLVMSVNLAMSAVSAALGQAFTPLSDDPLLVWNYACVAIIAFIGGVAFWFCFKHLDHEEDELNQLKKTKFLGTNQPNAAARDDAAAQAQVSEKV, from the exons ATGAGTAACGCCGGAGgcctcaacgacgacgtgcTGGCCAAGGCCCAcgtcgcctcggccaccGTCCAGGGCACGGGAGCCGAGACCCGCGGCTCCTTCGACgtgacggccgccgccgccgcccccgccgtcgacgacaactACTACGACTCCAAGTCGGACGACGACTACGAGGACAAGccgaccgaggaggagctcaaCACGCTCCGCCGTGTCTCGGGCCCGATCCACTGGGGCATCTACaccatcgccttcgccgagctCTGCGAGCGCTTCTCCTACTATGGCTCTTCCGTCCTCTACACCAACTTCGTCATGCGCCCTCTgccgcccggctccaagaCCGGTGCCACCTACGGCGCCGATATCCCTGCCGGTGCGCTCGGCATGGGCCAGAAGGCCTCCCAGGGTGTTTCTCTGGTGAACCAGTTCTGGGCCTACCTCGTCCCCCTCTTCGG TGGTTGGTTGGCCGACGCGAAGCTTGGCCGTTACAAGGTCATccacatcgccatcgccgtctcgACCATCGCCcacatcatcctcgtcatctcggccgcgCCTGGCGTCCTCTCCCAGGGCAGGGTCGCCTTCgcccccttcttcatcggTCTCTTCACGCTCTGCTGCGGCACCGGCCTCTTCAAGGCCAACATCTCCCCGCTGCTGGCCGAGCAGAACAAGGACACGCGCATGCGCGTCGAGGTCCAGAAGGGCGAGcgcgtcatcgtcgacccgTCCGTCACCAACACGCGCATCTTCCTGTGGTTCTACTTCGCCATCAACacgggcgccgtcggcggccagatCTCCATGGTCTTCGTCGAGAAGTACCACAGCTTCTGGCTCGCCTTCTTGCTGCCcaccatcctcttcctcatctgCCCCTTTGTGCTCTACTTCAACAAGAAGAACTACCACCTCACCCCTCCCACCGGCTCCGTCCTCGAGAAGTTCTTCCGCATGTCCAGCTTCGCCGCCAAGCGCTCCGGCGGCTACACCAAGCTCAACTGGGAGAACGCCAAGCCCAGCAAcatccccgtcgccgagcgCCCCGGCTGGTTGACCTACGACGACGCCTGGGTTGACGAAGTCCGCCGCGGTCTCATGGCCTGCAAggtcttcctcttcctgcccatcttcttcctcgcctacAACCAGATGACCAACAACCTGACCTCCCAGGCTGGTTCCatggtcctcggcggcgcccccaACGACGTCATCCAGAACCTCAACCCGctgtccatcatcatcatgatcCCCATCCTCGACCACTTGATCTACCCGGGCTTCCGCAAGATGGGCTTCAACTTCACCCCCATCAAGCGCATGACCACCggtttcttcttcgccgcctccgccatggtcgccgccgccgtcatgcaGCACTACATCTACCAGATGTCTCCCTGCGGCGACCACGCCACCATTTGCGAGGAGGGACCTGCCCCGATCAACGTCTGGGCCCAGTGTCTCCCCTACATCTTCGTCGGTCTGGCCGAGATCTTCACCAACGTCACCTCGTACGAGTACGCCTTCTCCAAGGCCCCCGAGAACATGAAGTCCCTGGTCATGTCCGTCAACCTCGCCATGagcgccgtctccgccgccctcggccaggccTTCACCCCTCTGTCCGACGATCCCCTCCTGGTCTGGAACTACGCctgcgtcgccatcatcgccttcatcggTGGTGTCGCCTTCTGGTTCTGCTTCAAGCACCTCGAccacgaggaggacgagctcAACCAGCTCAAGAAGACAAAGTTCCTCGGCACCAACCAGCCCAACGCCGCAGCTCgcgacgacgctgccgcccaggctCAGGTCTCCGAGAAGGTCTAA